One region of Manduca sexta isolate Smith_Timp_Sample1 chromosome 25, JHU_Msex_v1.0, whole genome shotgun sequence genomic DNA includes:
- the LOC115449008 gene encoding myrosinase 1 isoform X1: protein MSLLIVFILTAVISSYAATPKQCFDNTFHFGVGSSALQTEGAWNLSGKGESIWDRYSHDNQDLVFDHTNADVATDSYHKYKDDIRNIKKLGVTFYRFSIAWSRILPTGLIDEINEDGIKHYHAVIDELLKEGIKPMVTMYHWDLPQSLQELGGWTNPIIADYFVDYARVLLQNFGGKVNTWVTFNEPYSFCHDGYGGLYAPGTRSSGRHDYLCGHNVLRAHGMAFRMYEKEFSHLKASVSITLNMSWLEPATTSVDDQAAAERARQFSFGWFGHPILSKDGDYPPAMREAINRNSRIQGFNHSRLPTFTPEEVAMIKKSYHFVGLNHYTTFLVRLILAGICKVSKRSGIIDTKPSYENDVGAILRQSPTWPKTNSSWLKVVPWGFRKALNWIKNTYNNPRLFITENGVSYEAGLQDVKRVNYIEAYLRSVHDAIYKDGCNVFGYTYWSLMDNYEWMRGYSERFGLFEVDYKSSNLTRSARLSAAFYSTVARTKCIPDNFNYNFNNDTNN from the exons ATGTCtttgttaatagtttttatattgacCGCGGTTATCAG TTCGTACGCAGCGACACCAAAACAATGTTTCGACAACACGTTTCACTTCGGGGTGGGCTCATCAGCGCTCCAGACTGAGGGCGCCTGGAACTTATCAG GGAAAGGCGAAAGCATCTGGGACAGGTACAGCCATGATAATCAGGATCTAGTGTTCGACCACACTAACGCTGACGTCGCCACTGACTCCTACCACAAGTATAAAGACGACATCAGGAACATCAAGAAACTCGGCGTCACCTTCTACAGGTTCTCCATAGCATGGTCGAGGATCCTACCCACTGGACTTAtaga tgAAATTAATGAAGACGGTATCAAACATTACCACGCGGTGATCGATGAATTATTAAAGGAAGGCATAAAGCCAATGGTGACCATGTATCACTGGGACCTGCCGCAGAGCCTGCAGGAGTTGGGAGGCTGGACCAACCCCATCATAGCGGATTACTTCGTCGACTATGCTAGG GTCCTGCTTCAAAATTTCGGTGGAAAAGTGAATACGTGGGTGACTTTCAACGAACCGTATTCCTTCTGCCACGATGGATACGGAGGCCTTTATGCTCCTGGGACCCGCTCCAGTGGACGCCATGACTATCTGTGCGGCCACAACGTGCTAAGAGCACACGGCATGGCGTTCAGAATGTATGAGAAGGAGTTTAGCCATCTTAAAG CTTCGGTGAGCATAACCTTGAACATGTCATGGCTGGAGCCAGCGACTACATCCGTAGACGATCAGGCAGCTGCAGAGCGCGCTAGGCAATTCTCT TTTGGCTGGTTCGGTCATCCAATACTTTCTAAGGATGGAGATTACCCTCCAGCGATGAGGGAGGCAATAAACCGCAACTCCAGAATCCAAGGCTTTAACCACTCACGCCTCCCAACCTTCACGCCAGAAGAGGTAGCCATGATAAAGAAGTCGTACCACTTCGTGGGATTAAATCACTATACAACATTTTTGGTGAGATTAATACTTGCCGGAATTTGTAAG gTTTCAAAAAGATCTGGTATCATCGATACCAAACCATCATACGAGAATGACGTCGGAGCGATATTACGTCAGAGCCCGACGTGGCCTAAAACGAATTCCTCGTGGTTAAAA GTGGTGCCGTGGGGCTTCAGGAAAGCTTTGAACTGGATAAAAAACACCTACAACAACCCGCGACTATTTATCACGGAGAATGGGGTGTCGTATGAAGCAGGCCTTCAAGACGTGAAGCGAGTGAACTACATCGAGGCGTACCTGCGCTCGGTACACGACGCCATATACAAGGACGGCTGCAATGTGTTCGGGTACACTTACTGGAGTCTCATGGACAATTATGAGTGGATGAGGGGTTACTC CGAACGTTTCGGTCTGTTCGAGGTGGACTACAAGTCCTCGAACCTGACGCGGTCGGCTCGCCTCTCCGCCGCCTTTTACTCCACAGTCGCCAGGACCAAGTGCATCCCAGACAACTTCAATTACAACTTTAACAATGATACTAATAATTAG
- the LOC115449008 gene encoding myrosinase 1 isoform X2, whose product MSLLIVFILTAVISSYAATPKQCFDNTFHFGVGSSALQTEGAWNLSGKGESIWDRYSHDNQDLVFDHTNADVATDSYHKYKDDIRNIKKLGVTFYRFSIAWSRILPTGLIDEINEDGIKHYHAVIDELLKEGIKPMVTMYHWDLPQSLQELGGWTNPIIADYFVDYARVLLQNFGGKVNTWVTFNEPYSFCHDGYGGLYAPGTRSSGRHDYLCGHNVLRAHGMAFRMYEKEFSHLKASVSITLNMSWLEPATTSVDDQAAAERARQFSFGWFGHPILSKDGDYPPAMREAINRNSRIQGFNHSRLPTFTPEEVAMIKKSYHFVGLNHYTTFLVSKRSGIIDTKPSYENDVGAILRQSPTWPKTNSSWLKVVPWGFRKALNWIKNTYNNPRLFITENGVSYEAGLQDVKRVNYIEAYLRSVHDAIYKDGCNVFGYTYWSLMDNYEWMRGYSERFGLFEVDYKSSNLTRSARLSAAFYSTVARTKCIPDNFNYNFNNDTNN is encoded by the exons ATGTCtttgttaatagtttttatattgacCGCGGTTATCAG TTCGTACGCAGCGACACCAAAACAATGTTTCGACAACACGTTTCACTTCGGGGTGGGCTCATCAGCGCTCCAGACTGAGGGCGCCTGGAACTTATCAG GGAAAGGCGAAAGCATCTGGGACAGGTACAGCCATGATAATCAGGATCTAGTGTTCGACCACACTAACGCTGACGTCGCCACTGACTCCTACCACAAGTATAAAGACGACATCAGGAACATCAAGAAACTCGGCGTCACCTTCTACAGGTTCTCCATAGCATGGTCGAGGATCCTACCCACTGGACTTAtaga tgAAATTAATGAAGACGGTATCAAACATTACCACGCGGTGATCGATGAATTATTAAAGGAAGGCATAAAGCCAATGGTGACCATGTATCACTGGGACCTGCCGCAGAGCCTGCAGGAGTTGGGAGGCTGGACCAACCCCATCATAGCGGATTACTTCGTCGACTATGCTAGG GTCCTGCTTCAAAATTTCGGTGGAAAAGTGAATACGTGGGTGACTTTCAACGAACCGTATTCCTTCTGCCACGATGGATACGGAGGCCTTTATGCTCCTGGGACCCGCTCCAGTGGACGCCATGACTATCTGTGCGGCCACAACGTGCTAAGAGCACACGGCATGGCGTTCAGAATGTATGAGAAGGAGTTTAGCCATCTTAAAG CTTCGGTGAGCATAACCTTGAACATGTCATGGCTGGAGCCAGCGACTACATCCGTAGACGATCAGGCAGCTGCAGAGCGCGCTAGGCAATTCTCT TTTGGCTGGTTCGGTCATCCAATACTTTCTAAGGATGGAGATTACCCTCCAGCGATGAGGGAGGCAATAAACCGCAACTCCAGAATCCAAGGCTTTAACCACTCACGCCTCCCAACCTTCACGCCAGAAGAGGTAGCCATGATAAAGAAGTCGTACCACTTCGTGGGATTAAATCACTATACAACATTTTTG gTTTCAAAAAGATCTGGTATCATCGATACCAAACCATCATACGAGAATGACGTCGGAGCGATATTACGTCAGAGCCCGACGTGGCCTAAAACGAATTCCTCGTGGTTAAAA GTGGTGCCGTGGGGCTTCAGGAAAGCTTTGAACTGGATAAAAAACACCTACAACAACCCGCGACTATTTATCACGGAGAATGGGGTGTCGTATGAAGCAGGCCTTCAAGACGTGAAGCGAGTGAACTACATCGAGGCGTACCTGCGCTCGGTACACGACGCCATATACAAGGACGGCTGCAATGTGTTCGGGTACACTTACTGGAGTCTCATGGACAATTATGAGTGGATGAGGGGTTACTC CGAACGTTTCGGTCTGTTCGAGGTGGACTACAAGTCCTCGAACCTGACGCGGTCGGCTCGCCTCTCCGCCGCCTTTTACTCCACAGTCGCCAGGACCAAGTGCATCCCAGACAACTTCAATTACAACTTTAACAATGATACTAATAATTAG
- the LOC115449008 gene encoding myrosinase 1 isoform X3 — MGVFNINTVKYASLTQDERKKRYSEINEDGIKHYHAVIDELLKEGIKPMVTMYHWDLPQSLQELGGWTNPIIADYFVDYARVLLQNFGGKVNTWVTFNEPYSFCHDGYGGLYAPGTRSSGRHDYLCGHNVLRAHGMAFRMYEKEFSHLKASVSITLNMSWLEPATTSVDDQAAAERARQFSFGWFGHPILSKDGDYPPAMREAINRNSRIQGFNHSRLPTFTPEEVAMIKKSYHFVGLNHYTTFLVRLILAGICKVSKRSGIIDTKPSYENDVGAILRQSPTWPKTNSSWLKVVPWGFRKALNWIKNTYNNPRLFITENGVSYEAGLQDVKRVNYIEAYLRSVHDAIYKDGCNVFGYTYWSLMDNYEWMRGYSERFGLFEVDYKSSNLTRSARLSAAFYSTVARTKCIPDNFNYNFNNDTNN; from the exons ATGGGTGTGTTTAACATTAACACAGTAAAGTATGCTTCGCTGACACAGGacgaaagaaagaaaagatatag tgAAATTAATGAAGACGGTATCAAACATTACCACGCGGTGATCGATGAATTATTAAAGGAAGGCATAAAGCCAATGGTGACCATGTATCACTGGGACCTGCCGCAGAGCCTGCAGGAGTTGGGAGGCTGGACCAACCCCATCATAGCGGATTACTTCGTCGACTATGCTAGG GTCCTGCTTCAAAATTTCGGTGGAAAAGTGAATACGTGGGTGACTTTCAACGAACCGTATTCCTTCTGCCACGATGGATACGGAGGCCTTTATGCTCCTGGGACCCGCTCCAGTGGACGCCATGACTATCTGTGCGGCCACAACGTGCTAAGAGCACACGGCATGGCGTTCAGAATGTATGAGAAGGAGTTTAGCCATCTTAAAG CTTCGGTGAGCATAACCTTGAACATGTCATGGCTGGAGCCAGCGACTACATCCGTAGACGATCAGGCAGCTGCAGAGCGCGCTAGGCAATTCTCT TTTGGCTGGTTCGGTCATCCAATACTTTCTAAGGATGGAGATTACCCTCCAGCGATGAGGGAGGCAATAAACCGCAACTCCAGAATCCAAGGCTTTAACCACTCACGCCTCCCAACCTTCACGCCAGAAGAGGTAGCCATGATAAAGAAGTCGTACCACTTCGTGGGATTAAATCACTATACAACATTTTTGGTGAGATTAATACTTGCCGGAATTTGTAAG gTTTCAAAAAGATCTGGTATCATCGATACCAAACCATCATACGAGAATGACGTCGGAGCGATATTACGTCAGAGCCCGACGTGGCCTAAAACGAATTCCTCGTGGTTAAAA GTGGTGCCGTGGGGCTTCAGGAAAGCTTTGAACTGGATAAAAAACACCTACAACAACCCGCGACTATTTATCACGGAGAATGGGGTGTCGTATGAAGCAGGCCTTCAAGACGTGAAGCGAGTGAACTACATCGAGGCGTACCTGCGCTCGGTACACGACGCCATATACAAGGACGGCTGCAATGTGTTCGGGTACACTTACTGGAGTCTCATGGACAATTATGAGTGGATGAGGGGTTACTC CGAACGTTTCGGTCTGTTCGAGGTGGACTACAAGTCCTCGAACCTGACGCGGTCGGCTCGCCTCTCCGCCGCCTTTTACTCCACAGTCGCCAGGACCAAGTGCATCCCAGACAACTTCAATTACAACTTTAACAATGATACTAATAATTAG